The following proteins are co-located in the Eptesicus fuscus isolate TK198812 chromosome 9, DD_ASM_mEF_20220401, whole genome shotgun sequence genome:
- the THRAP3 gene encoding thyroid hormone receptor-associated protein 3: protein MSKTNKSKSGSRSSRSRSASRSRSRSFSKSRSRSRSVSRSRKRRLSSRSRSRSYSPAHNRERNHPRVYQNRDFRGHNRGYRRPYYFRGRNRGFYPWGQYNRGGYGNYRSNWQNYRQAYSPRRGRSRSRSPKRRSPSPRSRSHSRNSDKSSSDRSRRSSSSRSSSNHSRVESSKRKSAKEKKSSSKDSRPSQSAGDNQGEEAKEQSFSGGTSQDTKASESSKPWADASTYSAGSASRASAVSELSPRERSPALKSPLQSVVVRRRSPRPSPVPKPSPPLSSTSQMGSGLQSGSGYQAGTHQGQFDHGSGSLSPSKKSPVGKSPPATGSTYGSSQKEEAASGGAAYTKRYLDEQKTENGKDKEQKQTNTDKEKMKEKGSFSDTGLSDSKIKSDMFAPKTDSEKPFRGSQSPKRYKLRDDFEKKMADFHKDDMDDQDKDKAKGRKESEFDDEPKFMSKVIAGANKNQEDEKSGKWEVYAPPGKEKQRKTEELEEESFSERSKKEDRGGLKRTESGHRGFVPEKNFRVTAYKAVQEKSSSPPPRKTSESREKLGAKGDFSTGKSSFSITREAQVNVRMDSFDEDLARPSGLLAQERKLCRDLVHSNKKEQEFRSIFQHIQSAQSQRSPSELFAQHIVTIVHHVKEHHFGSSGMTLHERFTKYLKRGTEQEAAKNKKSPEIHRRIDISPSTFRKHGLAHDEMKSPREPGYKAEGKYKDDPVDLRLDIERRKKHKERDLKRGKSRESVDSRDSSHSRERSAEKTEKTHKGSKKQKKHRRTRDRSRSSSSSSQSSHSYKAEEYTEETEEREESTTGFDKSRLGTKDFVGPNERGGRARGTFQFRARGRGWGRGSYSGNNNNSSNNDFQKRSREEEWDPEYTPKSKKYYLHDDREGEGSEKWGGRGRGRGAFPRGRGRFMFRKSSTSPKWAHDKFSGEEGEIEDDESGTENREEKDNLQPTTE, encoded by the exons atgtcaaaaacaaacaaatccaagTCTGGATCTCGTTCTTCTCGCTCAAGATCTGCATCAAGATCTCGTTCTCGTTCATTTTCGAAGTCTCGATCCCGAAGTCGATCTGTCTCTCGTTCAAGGAAGCGAAGGCTGAG TTCTAGGTCTCGTTCCAGATCATATTCTCCTGCTCATAACAGAGAGAGGAATCACCCAAGAGTATATCAGAATCGGGATTTCCGAGGTCACAACAGAGGCTATAGAAGGCCCTATTATTTCCGTGGGCGCAACAGAGGCTTTTATCCATGGGGCCAGTATAACCGAGGAGGCTATGGAAACTACCGCTCAAATTGGCAGAATTATCGGCAGGCATACAGTCCTCGACGGGGCCGGTCCCGATCCCGGTCACCAAAGAGAAGGTCTCCTTCACCGAGATCCAGGAGCCATTCTAGAAACTCCGATAAGTCTTCCTCTGACAGGTCAAGGCGCTCCTCATCCTCTCGTTCTTCCTCCAACCACAGCCGAGTTGAATCTTCCAAGCGCAAGTCTGCAAAGGAGAAAAAGTCCTCTTCCAAGGATAGCCGTCCATCTCAGTCTGCTGGAGATAACCAAGGAGAAGAGGCCAAGGAGCAGTCATTCTCTGGAGGCACCTCTCAAGATACAAAAGCATCTGAGAGCTCGAAGCCATGGGCAGATGCCAGCACATACAGTGCTGGTTCTGCATCACGGGCATCGGCAGTTTCTGAGCTAAGTCCCCGGGAGCGGAGCCCTGCTCTTAAAAGCCCCCTCCAGTCTGTGGTAGTGAGGCGGCGGTCTCCCCGTCCTAGCCCTGTGCCAAAGCCTAGCCCTCCACTTTCCAGCACATCCCAGATGGGCTCAGGTCTGCAGAGTGGTTCTGGGTACCAAGCTGGGACACACCAAGGTCAATTTGACCATGGCTCTGGGTCCTTGAGTCCATCTAAGAAGAGCCCTGTGGGTAAGAGTCCACCGGCCACTGGCTCCACATATGGCTCGTCTCAGAAGGAGGAGGCTGCTTCAGGAGGAGCAGCCTATACAAAGAG GTATCTAGATGAGCAGAAGACAGAGAATGGAAAAGATAaggaacagaaacaaacaaatacggataaagagaaaatgaaagagaaagggagctTCTCTGACACAGGATTGAGTGATTCGAAAATAAAATCTGATATGTTTGCTCCCAAAACTGATTCTGAGAAGCCTTTTCGGGGTAGCCAGTCTCCTAAAAGATATAAGCTCCGAGATGACTTTGAAAAGAAGATGGCTGATTTCCACAAGGATGACATGGATGATCAAGATAAGGACAaagccaaaggaaggaaggaatctgAGTTTGATGATGAACCCAAATTTATGTCGAAAGTCATAGCCGGTGCAAACAAAAACCAGGAGGATGAGAAGTCAGGCAAATGGGAAGTGTATGCACCTCCAGGgaaggaaaagcaaaggaaaacagaggagctggaggaggagtcTTTCTCGGAGAGATCCAAAAAGGAGGATCGGGGAGGACTCAAGAGAACCGAAAGTGGGCACAGGGGGTTTGTGCCTGAAAAGAATTTCCGAGTGACTGCTTACAAAGCGGTCCAGGAGAAAAGCTCATCACCTCCCCCAAGAAAGACCTCTGAGAGCCGGGAGAAGCTAGGAGCCAAAGGAGACTTTTCCACAGGGAAGTCTTCCTTCTCTATTACTCGAGAGGCCCAGGTCAATGTCCGGATGGACTCTTTTGATGAGGACCTTGCAAG accCAGTGGATTACTGGCTCAGGAGCGCAAGCTTTGTCGGGATCTAGTTCATAGCAACAAAAAGGAGCAAGAATTTCGTTCCATTTTCCAGCACATACAGTCAGCTCAGTCTCAGCGGAGCCCCTCGGAACTGTTTGCCCAGCACATTGTGACCATTGTTCACCACGTTAAAG AACATCACTTTGGGTCCTCAGGAATGACATTGCATGAACGCTTTACTAAATACCTAAAGAGAGGAACTGAGCAAGAGGCAGctaagaacaagaaaagcccagagataCACAG GAGGATAGACATTTCCCCCAGTACATTCAGGAAACATGGATTGGCTCATGATGAAATGAAAAGTCCCCGGGAACCTGGCTACAAG gctgagggaaaatACAAAGATGATCCTGTTGATCTCCGCCTTGATATTGAACGTCGTAAAAAACATAAGGAGAGAGATCTTAAACGAGGTAAATCAAGAGAATCAGTGGATTCCCGAGACTCAAGCCACTCGAGGGAAAGATCAGCCGAGAAAACAGAGAAAACCCATAAAGGATCAAAGAAGCAGAA GAAGCACCGGAGAACACGAGACCGGTCCAGGTCATCATCCTCTTCCTCCCAGTCATCCCACTCCTACAAAGCGGAGGAGTACACTGAAGAaacggaggagagagaggagagcaccACCGGCTTTGACAAATCAAGACTGGGGACCAAAGACTTTGTGGGCCCAAATGAAAGAGGAGGCAGAGCTCGAGGGACCTTC CAATTTCGAGCCAGAGGtagaggctggggcagaggcagctACTCTggtaacaacaacaatagcagCAACAATGATTTTCAAAAGAGAAGCCGGGAAGAGGAGTGGGACCCCGAGTACACGCCCAAGAGCAAGAAGTATTACCTG CATGACGACCGCGAAGGCGAAGGCAGTGAGAAGTGgggcggccggggccggggccgaggaGCCTTTCCCCGAGGCCGAGGCAGGTTCATGTTCCGGAAGTCCAGCACCAGCCCCAAATGGGCCCATGACAAGTTCagtggggaagaaggggagatTGAAGACGACGAGAGTGGGACAGAGAACCGAGAAGAGAAGGACAATTTACAACCCACCACTGAGTAG